A genomic window from Rhizobium sp. 007 includes:
- a CDS encoding Lrp/AsnC family transcriptional regulator, producing MENTDGIRQKRRERASLDPFDRKILAALAADAGQSYAVLGEKVGLSAPSVHERVKRLKRSGVIRDVVARLDGTAVGKPLLAFVHVEAAGWGKSERLMQISRFPEVEEMHSVAGDASMILKVRLENPQALEFLLGQIHSVPGVSGTRSYVALSTYLERPVQAQVTDGWPSVPLPPE from the coding sequence ATGGAAAATACAGACGGCATTCGGCAAAAGCGGCGGGAGAGGGCCTCCCTCGATCCGTTCGACCGAAAGATATTAGCAGCTCTCGCCGCCGATGCGGGTCAGAGCTACGCCGTGCTGGGAGAGAAGGTAGGGCTTTCTGCGCCGTCGGTGCACGAACGGGTCAAGCGGCTGAAGCGGTCCGGTGTCATCCGGGATGTGGTCGCCCGGCTTGATGGCACAGCAGTCGGCAAGCCGCTGTTGGCCTTCGTGCATGTGGAGGCGGCGGGTTGGGGCAAGAGCGAACGGCTGATGCAGATCAGCCGGTTTCCGGAGGTGGAGGAGATGCACTCGGTCGCCGGGGATGCCAGCATGATCCTCAAGGTGCGGTTGGAAAATCCGCAGGCGCTCGAATTTCTCCTCGGCCAGATTCATTCCGTGCCGGGCGTCAGCGGCACGCGCAGCTATGTCGCGCTTTCCACGTATCTCGAGCGGCCGGTACAGGCGCAAGTCACGGACGGGTGGCCCTCTGTGCCGTTGCCGCCGGAATAG
- a CDS encoding LysR substrate-binding domain-containing protein gives MSSFNLNDLNLFVHAVEGGSFTAAGRRLGVPKSTVSKRVAELEAKLGARLIQRTSRSFSLTDLGRDFFEHAQASVIEAEMAESIVRSRLGEPSGTVRITASVPTSQFMLAEHLPDLALRYPKLKVFLHVTDRFVDIVQEGFDIAVRSHQLPLADSSLVQRKLAEHEFLLVAAPSYVDRHGAPQRPEDLVAHAAVMPSLTETAWRLFSATGDETLVKPPPVMAADEPFVLLRAAAAGMGITILPTSVCREAIEQGRLIRILPEWTAGNITTTVLLPHRRGQLPSVRAVVEFIGERLGQP, from the coding sequence TTGAGCTCCTTTAACCTCAACGATCTCAACCTTTTCGTTCACGCAGTCGAAGGCGGCAGCTTCACCGCCGCTGGACGGCGCCTCGGCGTTCCCAAATCGACGGTGAGCAAGCGTGTTGCGGAACTGGAGGCTAAGCTGGGCGCGCGACTGATCCAGCGCACCTCGCGCAGCTTTTCACTCACGGATTTGGGACGCGATTTCTTCGAGCACGCGCAGGCATCCGTCATCGAAGCGGAGATGGCGGAAAGCATTGTCCGGTCGCGTCTCGGCGAGCCGAGCGGCACCGTGCGCATCACGGCCTCGGTGCCGACTTCGCAGTTCATGCTGGCCGAGCATCTGCCGGACCTGGCGCTCCGATATCCGAAGCTTAAAGTCTTTCTGCATGTCACCGATCGCTTCGTCGATATCGTACAAGAGGGCTTCGACATCGCAGTACGCAGCCATCAGCTGCCGCTTGCCGATTCAAGCCTCGTGCAGCGCAAATTGGCAGAGCATGAATTTCTTCTGGTCGCCGCGCCATCCTATGTCGACAGGCACGGGGCTCCACAAAGGCCGGAGGATCTCGTGGCGCATGCTGCCGTCATGCCCAGCCTCACCGAGACGGCCTGGCGGCTTTTCTCGGCCACAGGGGACGAAACGCTGGTCAAGCCACCGCCGGTGATGGCGGCCGACGAACCTTTCGTCCTGCTGAGAGCCGCGGCGGCGGGAATGGGAATCACCATTCTTCCGACTTCCGTCTGCCGAGAGGCAATAGAGCAAGGGCGATTGATCCGTATCCTGCCAGAATGGACGGCGGGCAACATCACGACAACGGTGCTCCTCCCGCATCGGCGCGGCCAACTGCCATCAGTGCGCGCCGTGGTGGAGTTCATAGGCGAGCGGCTGGGTCAGCCATGA
- a CDS encoding threonine/serine dehydratase — protein MPIALSAERIAEIEGLIRPHIRRTPVMCVDMQDFGGAPLKVDLKLECLQHSGSFKARGAFSHLLTRQVPAAGIVAASGGNHGAAVAYAASRLGVPATIFVPSVTSPAKAEKIRAYGANLVIGGERYADALAASETHERASGALAIHAYDQAETLLGQGTLGKEIEEDMPDITTLLVAVGGGGLVGGIAAWFRGRVKIVAVESDGAPTLYEAFRAGKPVDAPAGGIAADSLAPKRVGELMFPLAQQFVQPPVLVTDDEIRAAQKTLWEGARVVAEPGGAAAFAAVLSGKYVPVRNERVCVLVCGANTAAVKFD, from the coding sequence ATGCCGATCGCCCTTTCTGCCGAACGCATTGCCGAAATCGAAGGGCTGATCCGCCCCCATATCCGTCGCACACCCGTGATGTGCGTCGACATGCAGGATTTCGGCGGAGCGCCGCTCAAGGTCGATCTCAAGCTCGAATGTCTGCAGCATTCCGGCTCCTTCAAGGCACGCGGCGCCTTTTCCCACCTCCTTACGCGGCAGGTGCCCGCAGCCGGCATCGTGGCAGCCTCCGGCGGCAACCACGGCGCGGCCGTTGCCTATGCCGCATCGCGGCTTGGCGTGCCGGCCACCATCTTCGTGCCGAGCGTCACCTCGCCGGCCAAGGCGGAGAAAATCCGCGCCTACGGCGCCAATCTGGTCATCGGCGGCGAGCGTTACGCCGATGCGCTCGCGGCGAGCGAGACCCATGAGCGGGCAAGCGGCGCGCTTGCCATACATGCCTATGACCAGGCGGAGACGCTGCTCGGTCAGGGAACGCTCGGCAAGGAGATCGAGGAGGACATGCCGGACATCACCACATTGCTGGTCGCGGTCGGCGGCGGCGGATTGGTCGGCGGCATCGCCGCCTGGTTTCGCGGCCGGGTGAAGATCGTCGCCGTGGAATCCGATGGAGCGCCGACCCTCTACGAGGCCTTCAGGGCGGGTAAACCAGTGGATGCTCCGGCAGGTGGCATTGCGGCAGATTCGCTCGCCCCGAAACGGGTTGGTGAACTGATGTTTCCTCTCGCGCAGCAATTCGTGCAGCCGCCGGTGCTGGTAACGGACGATGAAATCCGTGCTGCTCAGAAAACCCTATGGGAAGGGGCGAGGGTCGTTGCCGAGCCCGGAGGTGCGGCGGCATTCGCAGCCGTGCTTTCCGGCAAATATGTTCCGGTACGGAACGAACGCGTCTGCGTCTTGGTCTGCGGCGCCAACACGGCGGCCGTGAAATTCGACTGA
- a CDS encoding RidA family protein, protein MEMIVRNPHDGIYTATSDYVHAMEVRQPDRLVFVSGTMGLDEAGAAGVDLDSQLQLIWSNLRRILAEAQMTADNIVRLTSYLRDASFAEANQNARVAALGARRVPTTAIVVETLREDWLVEIEIIAAA, encoded by the coding sequence ATGGAAATGATCGTTCGCAATCCGCACGACGGCATCTACACCGCCACGTCCGATTACGTGCATGCCATGGAGGTGCGCCAGCCTGACCGCCTTGTCTTCGTTAGCGGAACGATGGGCCTTGATGAGGCTGGTGCAGCCGGCGTCGATCTAGACTCCCAACTCCAACTGATCTGGTCGAACCTCAGGCGAATTCTGGCAGAGGCACAAATGACCGCAGACAACATCGTGCGGTTGACCAGCTACCTGCGCGATGCATCCTTTGCCGAGGCAAACCAGAATGCGCGGGTGGCGGCGCTCGGAGCGCGTCGGGTGCCCACAACAGCCATCGTCGTCGAAACGCTGCGGGAGGACTGGCTGGTCGAAATCGAGATTATTGCCGCCGCGTAA
- a CDS encoding helix-turn-helix domain-containing protein, with amino-acid sequence MQDVDILKALANERRLVVLEWLKEPREHFLPQVDGDLEDDGVCAVLIAEKLGITPATLSEHMRILVQAELVHAKRIKQWIFYRRNEDRIAALKQGLFAHL; translated from the coding sequence ATGCAAGATGTTGATATTTTGAAAGCCCTCGCCAATGAACGACGCCTCGTCGTTCTCGAATGGTTGAAAGAGCCGCGGGAGCATTTCTTGCCTCAGGTGGATGGCGACCTAGAGGACGACGGTGTCTGCGCCGTGCTCATCGCCGAAAAGCTGGGCATAACACCGGCAACGCTTAGCGAACATATGCGTATATTGGTGCAGGCGGAGCTGGTACACGCAAAACGTATAAAGCAATGGATCTTCTATCGGCGCAATGAAGACCGCATCGCGGCGCTGAAGCAGGGGCTTTTCGCACACCTATGA
- a CDS encoding peptide chain release factor 3, whose amino-acid sequence MAESLAEAVSRRRTFAIIAHPDAGKTTLTEKLLLFGGAIQLAGEVKAKKDRIQTRSDWMKIERERGISVVTSVMTFEYDDNVFNILDTPGHEDFADDTYRTLTAVDAAVMVIDAAKGIEPRTLKLFEVCRMRDIPIITFINKMDRESRDPFEILDEVEEKLALDTAPITWPIGRSKTFCGSYHLATNTVRGSDTEVEATPVNGPQSVADRLPENERVAFIDETELAMEACRPFDRKAFLEGHMTPVFFGSALRNYGVRDLINALGEFAPPPRDQIADTRKVHASEDKMTAFVFKIQANMDPNHRDRIAFARICSGKLERGMKARLARTGKQLGLTAPQFFFASQRQLADTAYAGDVVGIPNHGTLRIGDTLTEGEALVFQGVPNFSPEILRRVRLEDAMKAKKLKEALQQMAEEGVVQLFSPEDGSPAIVGVVGALQLDVLKERLQAEYGLPVSFEMSRFSVCRWVSAEQPAELEKFLTVKRGDIARDLDGDPVFLAQDSFSLRYEAERYPAIKMVAIKEYHVAKAA is encoded by the coding sequence ATGGCCGAAAGTCTCGCCGAGGCGGTTTCTCGCCGCCGCACATTCGCTATTATCGCGCACCCGGACGCGGGCAAAACCACGCTCACCGAAAAGCTGCTTCTTTTCGGCGGCGCAATTCAGCTCGCCGGTGAAGTCAAGGCGAAGAAGGATCGCATCCAGACCCGGTCGGACTGGATGAAGATCGAGCGCGAGCGCGGCATCTCTGTGGTGACCTCCGTCATGACCTTCGAATATGACGACAACGTCTTCAACATTCTCGACACGCCCGGCCACGAAGACTTCGCGGACGATACCTATCGCACGCTGACAGCTGTCGACGCCGCCGTCATGGTGATCGACGCCGCCAAAGGCATCGAGCCGCGTACGCTGAAGCTCTTCGAAGTCTGCCGCATGCGCGATATCCCGATCATCACCTTCATCAACAAGATGGACCGCGAAAGCCGCGATCCGTTCGAAATCCTGGATGAGGTGGAGGAGAAACTGGCGCTCGACACCGCGCCGATCACCTGGCCGATCGGCCGCTCCAAAACTTTCTGTGGCTCATATCACCTGGCCACGAACACTGTGCGCGGTTCAGATACGGAAGTGGAAGCAACGCCGGTCAACGGACCTCAGAGCGTCGCTGATCGGTTGCCGGAAAACGAGCGGGTTGCCTTCATCGACGAGACGGAACTGGCGATGGAGGCTTGCCGTCCCTTCGACCGCAAGGCTTTCCTCGAGGGTCACATGACGCCGGTCTTCTTCGGCTCGGCGCTCCGCAATTACGGTGTCCGCGATCTCATCAACGCGCTCGGTGAATTCGCCCCGCCGCCGCGCGACCAGATAGCCGATACCCGCAAGGTGCATGCAAGCGAAGACAAGATGACGGCCTTCGTCTTCAAGATCCAGGCCAATATGGACCCCAACCACCGCGACCGCATCGCCTTCGCTCGCATCTGCTCCGGCAAGCTGGAACGCGGCATGAAGGCACGCCTCGCGCGCACGGGCAAGCAACTGGGTCTCACAGCGCCGCAGTTCTTCTTTGCCTCGCAAAGACAGCTCGCCGATACCGCCTATGCGGGCGACGTCGTCGGTATTCCGAACCACGGCACGCTGCGCATCGGCGATACGCTGACGGAAGGCGAAGCGCTGGTGTTCCAGGGCGTGCCTAACTTCTCGCCGGAAATTCTCCGTCGTGTCCGTCTTGAAGACGCGATGAAGGCGAAGAAGCTGAAGGAGGCCCTGCAGCAGATGGCCGAAGAAGGGGTCGTCCAGCTCTTTTCCCCGGAAGATGGTTCGCCGGCGATCGTCGGCGTTGTCGGTGCCCTGCAGCTCGATGTGTTGAAGGAACGCCTGCAGGCGGAGTACGGCCTGCCGGTCTCCTTCGAAATGTCGCGCTTCTCAGTCTGCCGTTGGGTATCGGCCGAGCAGCCGGCGGAACTCGAAAAGTTCCTGACGGTCAAACGCGGGGATATCGCCCGCGATCTCGACGGCGACCCGGTGTTCTTGGCGCAGGACAGCTTCTCGCTGCGCTACGAGGCGGAGCGCTATCCGGCAATCAAGATGGTTGCAATCAAGGAGTATCACGTCGCCAAAGCGGCGTGA
- a CDS encoding glutathione S-transferase family protein → MSPILFYGVPEGCSFASIVALEWSGEPYRLCRIEMPEVVSSKDYGRINAIGETPSLMLGDGRVISESMAILNHIASGHIRKGLGFAQGSAEFDRLNQMLAYLNTSFFNAFSPLWYTIEHELEPDARKALTAYGVAKVEKVHRELEQLLAGRKWLLGKGPSLADAYFAGIARWNDFHKVVDRKQFPALNSLYERLQENQAVRFALAIEHEEPAESTGGFRGHVTLKDALGYLKHAA, encoded by the coding sequence ATGTCTCCGATTTTGTTTTACGGAGTGCCGGAAGGCTGCTCTTTTGCCTCCATTGTCGCACTCGAATGGTCAGGCGAGCCCTATCGCCTGTGCCGCATCGAGATGCCGGAAGTCGTCTCGAGCAAAGACTATGGGCGGATCAACGCGATCGGCGAAACACCTTCGCTCATGCTTGGCGATGGCCGTGTCATCAGCGAGAGCATGGCAATCCTCAACCACATCGCTTCCGGCCACATCCGCAAGGGTCTCGGCTTTGCACAGGGCAGCGCCGAGTTCGATAGGCTGAACCAGATGCTCGCCTATCTCAATACCAGCTTTTTCAACGCCTTCAGCCCGCTCTGGTACACGATCGAGCATGAGCTGGAGCCGGATGCCAGGAAGGCGCTGACCGCTTATGGCGTTGCCAAGGTCGAGAAGGTCCATAGGGAACTCGAGCAACTTCTTGCCGGCCGCAAGTGGCTGCTTGGCAAAGGACCCAGCCTTGCCGACGCCTATTTCGCCGGCATCGCACGTTGGAACGACTTCCACAAGGTCGTGGACCGCAAGCAATTCCCGGCACTGAACAGCCTCTATGAGAGGCTGCAGGAAAATCAAGCAGTGCGCTTTGCCCTGGCGATCGAACACGAAGAACCGGCTGAAAGCACAGGTGGCTTTCGTGGCCATGTCACCCTCAAGGACGCGCTAGGCTATCTGAAGCACGCAGCCTGA
- a CDS encoding GNAT family N-acetyltransferase, whose product MSKSFDSAGLTFRQDYFDDRAAWAALVSLLDDTFGIDIGPLQQLGGPDPTSMPFGWFAADDTLAANLSAFAMPLVVNDRQINAAAFQSGAVRPPWRGRGLYRDVTCKALEWCESRQFEAIVLYTDKPLLYKPYGFRSLPMHRYCGAAPKPHSAGKPARELDPWNKADLALLKDALKTRAPVSDVLAVSGNAAMFLVNTQLDPEVRLSWLDAEKAVIAWKAGEAGRFGLLDVVATEIPPLAVILGRLGEGPEQVDVFFSPDKLDWRGEALAFDSGTAFMVRSTTDLAPASPAMLSPMADF is encoded by the coding sequence TTGAGCAAGTCGTTCGATAGTGCCGGGCTGACCTTTCGTCAGGACTATTTCGACGATCGGGCAGCATGGGCAGCGCTCGTCTCTCTCCTCGACGATACATTCGGCATCGATATCGGGCCGCTGCAGCAGCTCGGTGGCCCGGATCCGACAAGCATGCCTTTCGGCTGGTTTGCCGCCGACGACACGCTAGCCGCCAATCTATCCGCCTTTGCCATGCCACTCGTCGTCAACGACCGGCAGATCAACGCGGCCGCCTTCCAATCCGGCGCCGTTCGCCCGCCATGGCGCGGACGCGGGCTTTACCGCGACGTAACGTGTAAGGCGCTTGAATGGTGCGAGAGTCGGCAGTTCGAGGCTATCGTGCTCTATACCGACAAGCCTTTGCTCTACAAACCTTACGGCTTCCGCAGCCTGCCGATGCACCGCTACTGCGGGGCAGCACCGAAACCACATTCCGCGGGAAAACCTGCCCGAGAGCTCGATCCATGGAATAAGGCCGATCTCGCTTTGCTGAAGGACGCGCTGAAGACGCGGGCACCGGTTTCGGATGTGCTGGCCGTTTCGGGCAATGCGGCGATGTTTCTCGTAAATACCCAACTCGATCCCGAGGTTCGTTTGAGCTGGCTCGACGCGGAGAAAGCCGTCATCGCGTGGAAAGCCGGAGAGGCTGGCCGCTTCGGCCTGCTCGACGTCGTCGCTACGGAAATTCCGCCGCTTGCCGTCATCCTCGGCAGGCTCGGCGAAGGGCCTGAACAGGTCGACGTCTTCTTTTCGCCGGACAAGCTTGACTGGCGCGGAGAGGCTCTCGCCTTCGACAGCGGTACGGCCTTCATGGTCCGCAGTACGACCGATCTCGCGCCTGCGTCGCCGGCGATGCTCTCGCCGATGGCGGACTTCTAG
- the betC gene encoding choline-sulfatase: MAHPNILILMVDQFNGTLFPDGPAEFLHAPHLKALAERSVRFANTYTASPLCAPARASFMSGQLPSRTRVYDNAAEFASDIPTYAHHLRAAGYQTALSGKMHFVGPDQLHGFEERLTTDIYPADFGWTPDYTKPGERIDWWYHNLGSVTGAGAAEITNQMEYDDEVAYHATRKLYDLSRRQDERPWCLTVSFTHPHDPYVARRKFFDLYEDCPALDPKVGPIPFDELDPHSQRLLEACDYKAFDITPEHIRRARRGYFASISYVDEKIGEILDVLERGRMAENTIILFVSDHGDMLGERGLWFKMCFFDGSARVPLMIAAPGWKATRIDQPISTLDVTPTLAGLAGLDISSLKKWTDGEDLAPLATGTGSRGPVPMEYAAEGSIAPLVCLRDRRYKLSLCEKDPPMLFDLDADPHELKNLATDPAHTATLKALTEQANRRWNLAQYDQSVRESQARRWVVYAALRNGAYYPWDYQPLQKASERYMRNHMDLNVLEENQRYPRGE, from the coding sequence ATGGCGCACCCGAATATCCTCATCCTCATGGTCGACCAGTTCAACGGAACGCTGTTTCCGGACGGACCGGCCGAATTTCTTCACGCGCCGCATCTGAAGGCATTGGCGGAGCGTTCCGTGCGTTTCGCCAACACCTATACGGCAAGCCCGCTCTGCGCTCCGGCGCGAGCCTCCTTCATGTCGGGCCAGCTCCCCAGCCGGACACGCGTCTATGACAATGCCGCGGAATTTGCCTCCGACATCCCGACTTACGCGCACCATCTGCGGGCCGCCGGATATCAGACAGCGCTTTCCGGCAAGATGCATTTCGTCGGGCCAGATCAACTTCACGGCTTCGAAGAGCGGCTGACGACCGATATCTATCCCGCCGATTTCGGCTGGACGCCCGACTATACGAAACCCGGCGAGCGCATCGACTGGTGGTATCACAACCTTGGTTCGGTCACCGGCGCCGGCGCCGCCGAAATCACCAACCAGATGGAATATGACGACGAGGTTGCCTACCACGCGACCCGCAAACTCTACGATCTTTCGCGCCGGCAGGACGAGCGTCCATGGTGTCTGACCGTCAGCTTCACGCACCCGCACGACCCTTACGTGGCACGGCGGAAATTCTTTGATCTCTACGAAGACTGCCCGGCGCTCGACCCTAAGGTCGGACCAATCCCGTTCGATGAGCTCGATCCGCATTCGCAGCGCCTGCTCGAAGCCTGCGACTACAAGGCTTTCGACATTACGCCCGAACACATCCGCCGCGCGCGAAGGGGCTACTTCGCCAGTATCTCTTATGTGGACGAGAAAATCGGCGAGATCCTCGACGTGCTCGAGCGCGGACGGATGGCGGAAAACACCATCATCCTGTTTGTCTCCGACCACGGCGACATGCTCGGCGAACGCGGGCTGTGGTTCAAGATGTGCTTCTTCGACGGTTCGGCGCGGGTACCGCTGATGATTGCCGCACCCGGCTGGAAGGCAACGCGAATCGATCAGCCGATTTCAACGCTGGACGTAACGCCAACGCTGGCCGGACTTGCCGGTCTCGACATAAGCTCGCTCAAGAAATGGACCGACGGCGAGGATCTGGCCCCCCTCGCCACGGGCACCGGCAGTCGCGGCCCGGTGCCGATGGAATATGCTGCGGAAGGCTCGATCGCGCCGCTCGTCTGCCTGCGCGACAGGCGCTACAAGCTGTCGCTCTGCGAAAAAGACCCGCCGATGCTCTTCGACCTCGATGCCGATCCGCACGAGCTCAAGAACCTCGCTACGGACCCGGCCCATACCGCGACGCTCAAGGCATTGACCGAACAGGCAAATAGACGCTGGAACCTCGCACAATACGACCAATCCGTGCGGGAAAGCCAGGCACGCCGCTGGGTCGTTTATGCAGCGCTGCGCAATGGCGCCTATTATCCCTGGGACTACCAGCCGCTGCAGAAGGCCTCGGAGCGCTATATGCGCAACCACATGGACCTTAACGTTCTGGAAGAGAACCAGCGATATCCGCGCGGGGAATGA
- the dut gene encoding dUTP diphosphatase: MTIHNDIRPQLNLVRLPNGEGLDLPSYETSGAAGMDLRAAVADNEPMTLAPGKRALVPTGFIFEIPDGYEAQVRPRSGLAFKHGITCLNTPGTIDSDYRGEVKVLLVNLGDEPFEITRGMRIAQMVIAPVTQVRVAEITESSTTARGAGGFGSTGV, encoded by the coding sequence ATGACCATTCACAACGACATCCGTCCGCAGCTCAACCTTGTCCGTTTGCCCAATGGCGAAGGTCTTGACCTGCCCTCCTATGAGACGAGCGGTGCTGCGGGCATGGACCTTCGGGCGGCCGTTGCCGATAACGAGCCGATGACGCTCGCGCCCGGCAAGCGCGCGCTGGTGCCGACCGGCTTCATCTTCGAAATTCCGGATGGCTACGAAGCGCAAGTTCGGCCCCGTTCCGGCCTCGCTTTCAAGCACGGCATCACCTGCCTCAACACTCCCGGCACGATCGACAGCGACTACCGCGGCGAAGTGAAGGTGCTGCTCGTCAATCTCGGCGATGAGCCATTCGAAATCACGCGCGGCATGCGCATCGCGCAGATGGTGATCGCGCCGGTCACTCAGGTGCGCGTTGCAGAGATCACCGAAAGCAGCACCACGGCACGCGGCGCCGGCGGCTTCGGATCGACCGGCGTTTGA
- a CDS encoding LysR family transcriptional regulator yields the protein MAERPIDLGWVRVFAAVGKMGSLSSAAGTLGLTQPAVSYQIRRLEEHMGVSLLQRQHRGVELTSEGRRLFDVTSRTVDDIDMLVRSFRSQSERPAIRLRTDYAFSSLWLIPRMHTFRLHYPEMDIQIVATQRMEHGPPDGDIAVVFGTRQEFGSNATLLLPEKVVPICTQGFLDRNGPFFDPFEIASARLLHLDTRAPSPWFDWKSYLAELGINRDAAVGQGELSFNTYSLVVQAAIGEQGLAIGWMGLVDSLLASRMLVTAGPMLEATDRGYWLVPPKAQSAETDRLAAWLISEAGIDSLKAQDL from the coding sequence ATGGCAGAGCGACCAATTGACCTTGGATGGGTTCGCGTATTTGCCGCGGTGGGGAAAATGGGCAGTCTCTCGTCTGCGGCCGGAACTCTCGGCCTGACCCAGCCTGCTGTCAGCTATCAGATCCGCCGCCTGGAAGAGCACATGGGCGTCAGCCTCCTTCAGCGGCAGCACCGCGGTGTCGAATTGACGTCGGAAGGCCGCAGGCTTTTCGACGTCACCTCTCGTACGGTTGACGATATCGACATGTTGGTGCGCAGTTTTCGCAGCCAATCCGAACGTCCGGCGATCAGGCTGAGGACGGATTACGCCTTCTCATCGCTCTGGCTGATCCCACGTATGCATACCTTCCGCCTGCATTATCCCGAAATGGACATCCAGATCGTCGCGACGCAGCGCATGGAGCACGGCCCGCCGGATGGCGACATTGCCGTCGTCTTCGGAACGCGGCAGGAATTCGGCAGCAACGCGACGCTACTTCTGCCGGAAAAGGTCGTCCCGATTTGCACCCAAGGCTTTCTGGATCGAAACGGCCCCTTCTTCGATCCGTTCGAGATTGCCAGCGCGCGTCTTCTGCATCTCGATACGCGCGCACCGTCGCCGTGGTTCGATTGGAAGAGCTACCTCGCCGAGCTCGGCATCAATCGTGATGCGGCCGTAGGGCAGGGCGAGCTCAGTTTCAACACATATTCGCTTGTCGTGCAGGCGGCGATCGGCGAGCAGGGGCTGGCGATCGGCTGGATGGGTCTGGTCGATTCGCTGCTAGCGTCACGTATGCTGGTTACAGCCGGACCGATGTTGGAGGCCACGGACCGTGGCTACTGGCTTGTGCCGCCCAAAGCGCAGAGCGCGGAGACTGATCGGCTTGCCGCCTGGCTGATCTCCGAGGCCGGCATAGACTCGCTCAAGGCGCAAGATCTTTGA